The segment TTTTTCATTTTCAACGCCTTCTGCGATGATTTGCAAATTAAGATCGGTTGCCATATTAATAATGGACTTAAGAACAAGCTTTTTCTTGAGAGAGTCGATTGAGATAAGCGAACGATCTAATTTGACCATGTCGAATGGATAACGCACAAGATAAGCCAGTGACGAATAACCTGTTCCAAAATTATCAAGAGCAAGATTCATGCCAAGGGCTTTAATTTGTTCAAGAAAATGGGCTGATTGTTCAGGATTTTTTCTTAAGACGAACTCGGATATTTCTATCATCAATCCGCCTTTATTAAGCGGATGGCGCAATAAAGTGGAGCGCAATTGACTGATAAAGCGCGGATGAACCATTTCCACACTTGGTAAATTAATGGAAATAAAGAAAGATTGTTGGGAAAATTTTTCTTGTACATTGGTAAGATCAAGGACGGCATTATCGATGATGAATTGGGATAAATCCATAACCATTTGTTCGTTTTCTACGATCTTGATAAAATCAGAAACATTTAAATTTCCATAATTTGGATGATGCCATTCTACAATTGTTTCAAAACCAATAATGTGTCCATCCGACAAATTAAGGATAGGATGGTAGAGGATTTTTATTTCATTACGTTTTATAGCGTAATGAATATCTTTTCCCATAGTATTATGTTCAATGCCTAAGGTACGAAAATTGGGGCGAAAAGGTTCAATATGGTTGCCCCCCTTTTGTTTGGCGCGGATCATTGCGAGTTCACTATCATTTAAAATATCTTTAGCGGTGGCTCTACTTTCACTCCATGTGACGAGTCCAATGGATGTGGAAAGCGTTATTTTTTTTTCTGTAAGTGAAATAGGCGCTGAGATTGTTTTGTGCAGATGATCAGCAAATGCTGCAATTTTCTGTGGTTCAGTTTCACTGAGTAAAATAATTGCAAAACGGTCTGCGGAAAGACGTGATAAGGTATCTTGAAAGTTAATAAGGCGGCTTAACCGACGTGCTATGATGAGCAATACAGTGTCACCAACAGCGATTCCTAATTTGCGATTAATTTGACGGAAATTATCAAAGTCAATCATAAAGACAGTGGGTTTAATTTTGATATTCGCTTTAGCCAAAGAAGTATAGTTTTGTAGTCTGTCGAGGAAAACTTGTTGGTTAGGAAGTCCTGTTAAGCTGTCGTGAATAGAATCGTGCAATAAACGTTCTTCAGCTTTTTTATGGTTGGTAATATTGACAATGGTTCCAATAACACGCGTAATTTTGCCATCTTTTTGCATAGCCGGTCGTGCACGAAGGGAGAACCAATGATAATAACCACCACCAGAAGACAACCGAAAAACTTGATCAATACGTCCTTTTTTGTTTTTAAGAATAATATCTAAAATGGCTTGAAAGCGTTCACGATCATCGTAGTGTAAGGCTGAAATCCAGTTGCGCATAGAACCATTGAGTTTATGGGGTTCAGTACCAAAAAGGGTTGCCATGTTTGGATGTACAATGATGCGGTCACGCTCAACATCCCAATCCCAAATAATGTTTCCAGCACCCTTTGCGGCAAGTACTTGTTGTTCAAGATCGGAAAATATTCCTTCATGAAAAGCATCACTGGAAAAAGTTTGCTGCATAACGGTAAAGCTAATAAGAAGAACAATAAGGACTAATCCCCCTGCTAATGCTGGCTGAATAATGTCATTATTTAAAGACCCTGCTATGCATGCATAGGCTCCAACACACCAGAAACTAATGAGCAGCCATGTTGGAATAATCATGATTGCTCGGTCATAGTTTCGAATGGAAAAATAGCTGATGAGAATTATACCAAGTATGGCAGTAAGCCCAAAGGACAGACGGGCAATACCAGCTGCTCTGGTTGGATCATAAACAGCAAATGTTCCAAGACCACAAAGAGCGATGGTCCATATGATTGCACCATAACTGAAGTGATAATGCCAACTGTTAAGGCGTAGGTAGGTAAAAAGAAAAATGAAAAGTGTAGCAGCAAGTGCTACTTCTGTTCCAGCACGCCAGATTGGTTGCGTTGTTAAAGTAATTGCAAAAAATTTATTTAAAAAATTAAAGTCAATACCGATGTAAAAGAGTACTGCCCAAGCGATAGCCGCTGTTGCAGGAAAGAGTCCTGTTCCACGAACAACAAAAAGAACGGTTAATAAGAGTGCTAAAAGACCTGATATCCCAAGAAGGATACCATGATAAAGTGTATAAGAATTGATGGCATCCTTATAGGCTTCAGGTTGCCATAAATAGATTTGTGGTAGATTTGCAGAATTGAGTTCAGCAACAAATGTAACAACAGCACCAGGATTCAACGTAATACGAAAGATATCAGAGTTCGTACTTGCTTGACGGTCGAGAGAAAAGCCTTCACTTGGAGTAATGGATTGAATCCGTGCTGATCCGAGATCTGGCCAAAGAAATCCTGAATGAGCCATACGATAATGGGGGGCAACGATAAGACGATCGATTTGTTCGTCTGTTGGGTTTGCAAGAGAAAACACGGCCCAGTTTCCAGAAAAATTTTCACTTTTGGCTTGGACCTCAATGCGCCATACAATACCATCTGGTCCTGGAGCTGTACTTGTTTGAAAGATAGAGTTGTTTGTATGATGAATTTCTATTGCTCTTGAAAGATCAAGAGCCGCATCTTGAGAAGAAATCTTAACTGGTTCAATTGCCTGTGCTGGCGTAAGGTGGATAAAAGAACTGACAAGGATAATAAAAATGATGTCAATGATTTTACGCAAACTCTTCACAATGTCCCACTCTCAATATTATAGGATATTTAATTTTAATTTAGATTTTCGAGAAAAAACGTCCACCTTTTATCCTTTGATCTACATGACAAGCGGTTATTGTTTTCTTTTGAAAAGTCGTAAGATTTTATACAAAAACAGATTAACCCCTCATTTACTTTCGTGAAGTTTGAAGCTGATAGAGTTTTATATTTTTGTAGGGCAAAATCAAACCATGAGTTTTCACATTTCATAGAAACAACTTCGCTTACCATTTACTTTATCACATGAAGGAGGCGTTTGGTAGTTTTGTACAGTCCTTTGATAAATATTTCCCAAACTTATTTAGTGAAAAGAACTTTTGTGGTAAATTTTATTATAAAATCTGTAGATATTATGGGAGTTACTTTATAAAAAAATATATCTCTAATATGCACGAAAGCATTTTGAAAAGTTGAGTTTAATCTTACTTTTTGTATGAAAGGATTGATGTTAAATCATCAAAATTCATGAGAGGACCAACAGGTCCAATAGCAGCTAATGTTGGAGTGGAATTGATACAAAGACGATGTGCTAAATCAGTTAATCTTGTCGGGGTAATGAGATCTAAGCGTTCCATTATTTCAGATATGGGAATGGGACGACCGTAAAGAAGCATTTGGCGAGCAATGAGATGTGCTTGACTAGAGGGGTTCTCTTGTGACATTGTAAGATTCGCACGATATTGTGCTTGTGCTCGTTGAAGTTCAGTGGCATGAATATTTTTGCTAGCCTTAGAGAGCTCATCAAGAACCACTGGAAGGAGTTCCTTTAGCCCTTCTTGTCCAGTCGCAGCATGAATCCCAAAAAGCCCAGTATCTGAAAAAACCCAATGAAAAGCATAAATAGAATAGCATAATCCACGCTTTTCTCTCACTTCTTGGAAGAGGCGTGATGACATACCGCCGCCAAGTATAATGGAAAGAATTTGCGCAGTATAAAAGTCACGTGCGTGATAAGCACGTCCTTCAAACCCTAAAACAACTTGTGTGTCCATTAAATCACGATATTCACGAAAATCTCCACCAACATAATTAGCAAGATTGGTGAGTGGTGCTGTTGCATGGGGGCGAAAAGTGCTAAGGCGGCTTTCAACCTCTCGCAAGAAGTCTTTGTGTTGTACCGCTCCTGCAGCAACGACGATCATACGATCTGCACTATATTGCTGATTCATGAAATTATGGAGATCAGCAGATGTAAAGGATTGAATTGTTTGGGGAGTTCCTAAAATAGAGCGACCAAGAGCTTGGTGACGAAAAGCTGTTTCAGTAAAATGATCAAAAACAACATCATCAGGAACATCATGAGCAGCACCAATTTCTTGAAAAACCACTTGTTTTTCTCGTTCTAATTCATTTTCATCAAATTTTGAACACATCAAAATATCAGCGAGAATATCAATGGCAAGCGGTACATCATTTTTAAGTACGCGTGCAAAATAAGCAGTTGTTTCAGTACTGGTCGTAGCATTGATTTCACCGCCAACATCTTCAATATCCGTCGCAATCTGAAAGGCTGTACGGTTTTCCGTTCCTTTGAAAGCCATATGTTCAAGAAGATGAGCAATTCCGTGTTGTGCACAGGTTTCATTGCGTGAGCCAACTTTAACCCATATTCCAAGCGCTACACTTTCAATTTGTTGCATTGTATGTGTGGCAATCGTCATACCATTACTAAGGCGACTGATATCTACACGCATGTTTTTATGACTCCATTAAATAAGCCAAATACCTTATATTAAGGGCAATTGGAAGATTGTTGATTTGACTCAATGCAGCTAACTTCAATAAGATGCGCATGATTTTAAAGAAATATAATCTTTTACTATTTTTTCATTATTAGCAAGACTTATAAAACGTTCTTCGTATTCCATTAAAGTGTTCAAAGCAGAAGGACAGGGAGCATTAATTCCACAAGCATTTCTGATAGCATCAGGAAATTTGGCAGGATGAGCGGTAGCAAGGACTATCATTGGAATATGTGGTTGTTTATTTTCGCGCGCTACTTTAAGAGCAACAGCTGTGTGTGGATCAGCAAGATAACCGCTTTCTTTATAAACATGGTCAATCGTTTGTGCTGTTTCAGCTATATTACTTTTCCCAGCAGAAAATAAAGAACGAATATTCTTAAGTTGTTTTTCATTAAGATGGAAAGATCCTGATTTTCTCAAGTTTTCCATTGCATTGCGAATCCATACTGGGTCACGATCATTACTTTCAAAGAGTAAACGTTCAAAATTAGAAGAGACTTGAATGTCCATAGATGGTGATGTTGTATGGGTTATCGGTTGTGTTTCATAAATACCGCTCGTTAAGGTACGTACGAGGATGTCATTATCATTTGTTGCAATGATGAGCTGTGCGATCGGTAAACCCATACGAGCAGCAACATAACCTGCAAAAATATCACCAAAATTTCCAGTAGGAACAGTAAATGAGACAGCTCTATCAGGAGCACCGAGAGAGAGTGCAGATGAAAAATAATAAACAATCTGCGCCATGATACGTGCCCAGTTTATAGAATTAACACCGGAAAGCGCTGTTTTTTGTCGAAAGTTATGATCGTTAAACATTGCTTTGACAAGCGCTTGGCAATCATCAAAGTTTCCATCAATAGCAATGGCATGAACATTACTGCTTTGGTTCGTCGTCATTTGTCGTTGTTGAATAGGTGATACGCGTCCTTTAGGAAACAAAATGAAAATATCTACATGTTTTCTTTCAGCAAAGGCTTGTATTGCGGCACCACCAGTATCACCTGATGTAGCAGCAATAATCGTTGCCCGTTTATTTTTTTTAGTGAGAACGTGATCTATCAATCTGGAAAGAAATTGCATTGCAACATCTTTAAATGCCAAGGTGGGGCCATGAAAAAGTTCAAGGATAAATTCGTCTGCTCCAGTTTGGAGTAATGGACAGATTGCTGGATGATGGAAAGTGGCATAAGATTCAGCAATCATTTTTTCAAAAGAGGTATATTCGATTTCCTCATTCACAAAGGGCCAGAGAATTGTTTTAGCAATTGTTGTGTAGGATTGACCGCGTAGTGCTCGTAGTGCATTGGGTGATAATTGAGGAAATTTTTCTGGCAGATAAAGCCCACCATCATGTGCGAGACCAGTCATAATCGTTTCAGTAAAGCCTAGGATAGGGGCTTCACCTCTTGTGCTAATATATTTCATGAATCTTTTCTTTCATTTATTTTCAGTAAAATGATACATTATATATTTCATGTTTTTTATAATATTCAAATTATTAAATGCATGAAAGTTTGTTTGCTTATATTTATCAATAATGAAAAATCAGTGACAACAGAAACAGGAACATTATAAGTTTGGGATGTTTTATATAATATATTGAATATTAAGTTTTTTTGACATTATAAAATGTCAAAGCTGTTTTTCATTATTTTATAATTTGAATTGTTTATTGTCTATCATGGTTGGTATACGAACAATTACCGGATAATTTTTTTATGAAACTTACTTACTGGTGCGTTTATTTTTTCTTAATCTCGTATAATTAATAACGTGTACAATAATGAATTTTTATAAAATCGTATATTATGATTTGCCCTGAGGTGTTTACGAAATAATTTATAGCATTTGTACGTAAAATTGTAGATTGGAAAAGACCTTTATTCCGTTTAAATGATCAGTTTTTATGCTAATAAGTTGCTATATTGATACTACAATGCATTGATTTATACCGATAATTTAGTATTTTTCATGTTGAATTAGACCCCCGAATATTGTAAGATTCTCCCATCTCCCATCTCCCATCTCCCATCTCCCATCTCCCATCTCCCATCTCCCATCTCCCATCTCCCATCTCCCATCTCCCATCTCCCATCTCCCATCTCCCATCTCCCATCTCCCATCCTCTTATGTTTAATCAATCATCAAAACTATATTT is part of the Bartonella machadoae genome and harbors:
- a CDS encoding EAL domain-containing protein, with the protein product MKSLRKIIDIIFIILVSSFIHLTPAQAIEPVKISSQDAALDLSRAIEIHHTNNSIFQTSTAPGPDGIVWRIEVQAKSENFSGNWAVFSLANPTDEQIDRLIVAPHYRMAHSGFLWPDLGSARIQSITPSEGFSLDRQASTNSDIFRITLNPGAVVTFVAELNSANLPQIYLWQPEAYKDAINSYTLYHGILLGISGLLALLLTVLFVVRGTGLFPATAAIAWAVLFYIGIDFNFLNKFFAITLTTQPIWRAGTEVALAATLFIFLFTYLRLNSWHYHFSYGAIIWTIALCGLGTFAVYDPTRAAGIARLSFGLTAILGIILISYFSIRNYDRAIMIIPTWLLISFWCVGAYACIAGSLNNDIIQPALAGGLVLIVLLISFTVMQQTFSSDAFHEGIFSDLEQQVLAAKGAGNIIWDWDVERDRIIVHPNMATLFGTEPHKLNGSMRNWISALHYDDRERFQAILDIILKNKKGRIDQVFRLSSGGGYYHWFSLRARPAMQKDGKITRVIGTIVNITNHKKAEERLLHDSIHDSLTGLPNQQVFLDRLQNYTSLAKANIKIKPTVFMIDFDNFRQINRKLGIAVGDTVLLIIARRLSRLINFQDTLSRLSADRFAIILLSETEPQKIAAFADHLHKTISAPISLTEKKITLSTSIGLVTWSESRATAKDILNDSELAMIRAKQKGGNHIEPFRPNFRTLGIEHNTMGKDIHYAIKRNEIKILYHPILNLSDGHIIGFETIVEWHHPNYGNLNVSDFIKIVENEQMVMDLSQFIIDNAVLDLTNVQEKFSQQSFFISINLPSVEMVHPRFISQLRSTLLRHPLNKGGLMIEISEFVLRKNPEQSAHFLEQIKALGMNLALDNFGTGYSSLAYLVRYPFDMVKLDRSLISIDSLKKKLVLKSIINMATDLNLQIIAEGVENEKEAIFLRQEGCKYVQSTLVTKPIAIEELITLVQNHFPYIRKTS
- a CDS encoding M16 family metallopeptidase, whose product is MRVDISRLSNGMTIATHTMQQIESVALGIWVKVGSRNETCAQHGIAHLLEHMAFKGTENRTAFQIATDIEDVGGEINATTSTETTAYFARVLKNDVPLAIDILADILMCSKFDENELEREKQVVFQEIGAAHDVPDDVVFDHFTETAFRHQALGRSILGTPQTIQSFTSADLHNFMNQQYSADRMIVVAAGAVQHKDFLREVESRLSTFRPHATAPLTNLANYVGGDFREYRDLMDTQVVLGFEGRAYHARDFYTAQILSIILGGGMSSRLFQEVREKRGLCYSIYAFHWVFSDTGLFGIHAATGQEGLKELLPVVLDELSKASKNIHATELQRAQAQYRANLTMSQENPSSQAHLIARQMLLYGRPIPISEIMERLDLITPTRLTDLAHRLCINSTPTLAAIGPVGPLMNFDDLTSILSYKK
- the thrC gene encoding threonine synthase; the encoded protein is MKYISTRGEAPILGFTETIMTGLAHDGGLYLPEKFPQLSPNALRALRGQSYTTIAKTILWPFVNEEIEYTSFEKMIAESYATFHHPAICPLLQTGADEFILELFHGPTLAFKDVAMQFLSRLIDHVLTKKNKRATIIAATSGDTGGAAIQAFAERKHVDIFILFPKGRVSPIQQRQMTTNQSSNVHAIAIDGNFDDCQALVKAMFNDHNFRQKTALSGVNSINWARIMAQIVYYFSSALSLGAPDRAVSFTVPTGNFGDIFAGYVAARMGLPIAQLIIATNDNDILVRTLTSGIYETQPITHTTSPSMDIQVSSNFERLLFESNDRDPVWIRNAMENLRKSGSFHLNEKQLKNIRSLFSAGKSNIAETAQTIDHVYKESGYLADPHTAVALKVARENKQPHIPMIVLATAHPAKFPDAIRNACGINAPCPSALNTLMEYEERFISLANNEKIVKDYISLKSCASY